Proteins from one Deinococcus actinosclerus genomic window:
- a CDS encoding FAD-dependent oxidoreductase has translation MTQTYTPDRPLRVAVIGSGPSGIFATEALLKQTDVPAQVDVYDRLPTPYGLVRYGVAPDHLTIKSVTRGFEKTLGDPRVRFLGNVEFGTDLTHEDALTHYDAVLYTVGASSDRRLGIPGEDLAGSMSATEFVAWYNGHPDAAAREMVLSASGVAVVGVGNVALDVSRILVKTAQELHESDIAAHALSALDASHVQDVWVLGRRGPAQAAFTTKELREFGELHAAEPVVKPEEIALSEAEEAAITDNTKKKNVEVLRDFAAREAEGKARRVHLRFLVSPVEILDDGQGRVGGLKVERNRLDENGNAVGTGEFEVLPVQMVLRSVGYRGVALPGVPFDEKRGVIANDEGRVVGRVGEYTAGWIKRGPSGVVGTNRKDATDTVAHLLADAKDGKLPGAAHPTREAVDALLRGKGVQVYSFHDWQVLDAHELAEGQAQGRPRAKVVRRELMLGHRKG, from the coding sequence ATGACCCAGACCTACACCCCCGACCGCCCCCTGCGCGTCGCCGTGATCGGCAGCGGCCCCAGCGGCATCTTCGCCACCGAGGCCCTCCTGAAACAGACCGACGTGCCCGCCCAGGTGGACGTCTACGACCGCCTCCCCACCCCGTACGGCCTGGTGCGCTACGGCGTGGCGCCCGACCACCTGACGATCAAGAGCGTCACGCGCGGCTTCGAGAAGACCCTCGGCGACCCGCGCGTGCGCTTCCTGGGCAACGTGGAATTCGGCACCGACCTCACCCACGAGGACGCCCTGACCCACTACGACGCCGTGCTGTACACCGTCGGGGCCAGCAGCGACCGCCGCCTGGGCATTCCAGGCGAGGACCTGGCGGGCAGCATGAGCGCCACGGAGTTCGTCGCGTGGTACAACGGCCACCCGGACGCCGCCGCGCGCGAGATGGTCCTCAGTGCCAGCGGCGTCGCCGTGGTCGGCGTCGGCAACGTGGCGCTGGACGTGAGCCGCATCCTCGTGAAGACCGCGCAGGAACTCCACGAGAGCGATATTGCCGCGCACGCCCTGAGCGCGCTGGACGCCAGCCACGTGCAGGACGTGTGGGTACTGGGCCGCCGCGGGCCCGCGCAGGCCGCCTTCACCACCAAGGAACTGCGCGAGTTCGGTGAACTGCACGCCGCCGAACCCGTAGTGAAACCGGAGGAGATCGCGCTGAGCGAGGCCGAGGAAGCCGCGATCACCGACAACACCAAGAAGAAGAACGTGGAGGTCCTGCGCGACTTCGCCGCCCGCGAAGCCGAGGGCAAGGCGCGGCGCGTGCATCTGCGCTTCCTGGTCTCTCCCGTCGAGATCCTCGACGACGGCCAGGGGCGCGTGGGCGGCCTGAAGGTCGAGCGCAACCGCCTGGATGAGAACGGCAACGCGGTCGGCACCGGCGAGTTCGAGGTGCTGCCCGTGCAGATGGTGCTGCGCTCGGTCGGGTACCGCGGCGTGGCGCTGCCCGGCGTGCCCTTCGACGAGAAGCGCGGCGTGATCGCCAACGACGAGGGCCGCGTGGTGGGCCGCGTGGGCGAGTACACCGCCGGGTGGATCAAGCGCGGCCCCAGCGGCGTGGTCGGTACGAACCGCAAGGACGCCACCGACACCGTCGCCCACCTGCTGGCCGACGCCAAAGACGGGAAGCTGCCCGGCGCCGCCCACCCCACCCGCGAGGCCGTGGACGCCCTGCTGCGTGGGAAGGGCGTGCAGGTCTACTCCTTCCACGACTGGCAGGTCCTCGACGCGCACGAACTGGCCGAGGGGCAGGCGCAGGGCCGCCCGCGCGCCAAGGTCGTGCGCCGCGAGCTGATGCTCGGCCACCGCAAGGGCTGA
- a CDS encoding helix-turn-helix domain-containing protein — MISNTRTPSTRTFVDTVTYRPGAVILYPGKSDMLYRVANGLVRVHTMDDDGNGLTLRYVKPGEYFGEEALAGVNRAYFAEAVTDSSIDVINPALMSAEDNLHVTTHLVRTLERAYESIYRLVGKRLRARIAGELLELKDTALATQLDSGETMIYATHDELAAAVGSVRETVTKVVGELSREGVISAGYGKITLKNESALADIAAA, encoded by the coding sequence ATGATCAGCAACACCCGCACCCCCAGCACCCGGACCTTCGTGGACACCGTCACCTACCGCCCCGGCGCCGTCATCCTCTACCCCGGCAAGAGCGACATGCTCTACCGCGTCGCCAACGGTCTGGTGCGCGTGCACACCATGGACGACGACGGCAACGGCCTGACCCTGCGCTACGTCAAACCCGGCGAGTACTTCGGCGAGGAAGCCCTGGCCGGCGTGAACCGCGCCTACTTCGCCGAGGCCGTCACCGACTCCAGCATCGACGTGATCAACCCCGCCCTGATGAGCGCCGAGGACAACCTGCACGTCACCACCCACCTCGTGCGGACCCTGGAACGCGCCTACGAGAGCATCTACCGCCTCGTCGGCAAGCGGCTGCGCGCCCGCATCGCCGGGGAACTGCTGGAACTCAAGGACACCGCCCTGGCCACCCAGCTCGACAGCGGCGAGACCATGATCTACGCCACGCACGACGAACTGGCCGCCGCCGTCGGGTCGGTCCGCGAGACCGTCACCAAGGTCGTCGGGGAACTCTCCCGCGAGGGCGTGATCAGCGCCGGGTACGGCAAGATCACCCTGAAGAACGAATCGGCCCTGGCCGACATCGCCGCCGCGTAA
- the gyrA gene encoding DNA gyrase subunit A, whose amino-acid sequence MTGIHPVDITSEVKTNFINYAMNVIVDRALPDVRDGLKPVQRRIMYAMMLEGLYSNVKHAKSASVVGEVMKKYHPHGDSSIYDAMVRLGQWWNMRYPMVHPQGNFGSIDGDPPAAMRYTEARMTKVAEEVLADLEKKTVDLKPNYDETTEEPTVLPSAVPNLLINGASGIAVGMATNIPPHNLTEICNGLLALIEDPGIGLDEMMTHVQGPDFPTGGRISRAGIREAYATGHGGLKVRGKARIDEKNGRNQIIISEIPYQVNKTNLIQTISAMYKAGKIPDIAALRDESDRKDPVRIVIDLKRGAIPTLVLNQLYKYTQLQSTFTIINLSIVHGEPRVLPLIDTMRYFLEHRQDVVTRRTQYDLDKAQERAHILEGLLKALDHIDEVITLIRASNTGAEARDSLMARFGLTEVQAQAILDMRLQRLVGLEREKLQGEYDELQKTIAFLQSILGDQKLLWREIKKEIRAVRDSYGDERRSAITLLEEDITKEDLIAVEDMVITMTKAGYLKRTKLDAYRAQSRGGRGASGGKLRQEDVNTRVFVGSTHDYLLFFTDQGRVFHEKIYDLPEAGRDAKGTHIRNLLPSLREEENVASVLSVKGFEEAGCFIFATKNGIVKKTLITEYGNITSAGLIAINLQPGDELIGVGIVQDGDHVVLATRNGKAMRFESGEVRETGRATQGVIGIRLRDGEDDAVVSMALVPGSDVDSELLAVSECGLGKRTPVGDYPAKGRGGMGVITLDVTDKTGKLVTLARVGGNEELMVLTEKGTVIRTRVEEVRVTGRNAQGVKVINIADKDSVISAFPIRREDEL is encoded by the coding sequence ATGACTGGAATTCACCCCGTTGACATCACCAGTGAAGTCAAGACCAACTTCATCAACTACGCCATGAACGTGATCGTGGACCGCGCGCTGCCCGACGTGCGCGACGGTCTCAAACCCGTGCAGCGCCGCATCATGTACGCGATGATGCTCGAGGGCCTGTACTCGAACGTCAAGCACGCCAAGTCCGCGTCCGTCGTGGGCGAGGTCATGAAGAAGTACCACCCGCACGGCGACTCGTCGATCTACGACGCGATGGTGCGCCTGGGCCAGTGGTGGAACATGCGCTACCCGATGGTGCACCCCCAGGGCAACTTCGGGTCCATCGACGGCGACCCGCCCGCCGCGATGCGCTACACCGAGGCCCGCATGACCAAGGTCGCCGAGGAAGTCCTGGCCGACCTGGAAAAGAAGACGGTGGACCTCAAGCCCAACTACGACGAGACCACCGAGGAACCCACGGTCCTGCCCAGCGCCGTGCCGAACCTGCTCATCAACGGGGCGTCGGGGATCGCGGTGGGCATGGCGACGAACATCCCGCCGCACAACCTCACCGAGATCTGCAACGGTCTGCTCGCGCTGATCGAGGACCCGGGCATCGGCCTGGACGAGATGATGACGCACGTGCAGGGCCCGGACTTCCCCACCGGCGGGCGCATCAGCCGCGCGGGCATCCGTGAGGCGTACGCGACCGGGCACGGCGGCCTGAAGGTGCGCGGCAAGGCCCGCATCGACGAGAAGAACGGCCGCAACCAGATCATCATCAGCGAGATCCCGTATCAGGTGAACAAGACCAACCTGATCCAGACGATCAGCGCGATGTACAAGGCCGGGAAGATCCCGGACATCGCCGCCCTGCGCGACGAGTCCGACCGCAAGGACCCGGTGCGCATCGTGATCGACCTCAAGCGCGGCGCGATCCCCACCCTGGTCCTGAACCAGCTGTACAAGTACACGCAGCTCCAGAGCACCTTCACGATCATCAACCTGAGTATCGTGCACGGCGAGCCGCGCGTGCTGCCGCTGATCGACACCATGCGCTACTTCCTGGAGCACCGCCAGGACGTCGTGACCCGCCGCACGCAGTACGACCTGGACAAGGCGCAGGAACGCGCCCACATCCTCGAAGGTCTCCTGAAGGCACTCGATCACATCGACGAGGTCATCACGCTGATCCGCGCCAGCAACACCGGCGCCGAGGCGCGCGACTCGCTGATGGCCCGCTTCGGCCTGACCGAGGTGCAGGCCCAGGCGATCCTGGACATGCGCCTGCAGCGGCTGGTGGGCCTGGAACGCGAGAAGCTCCAGGGCGAGTACGACGAGCTGCAGAAGACCATCGCGTTCCTGCAGTCGATCCTGGGTGACCAGAAGCTGCTGTGGCGCGAGATCAAGAAGGAGATCCGCGCGGTGCGCGACAGCTACGGCGACGAGCGCCGCAGCGCGATCACCCTGCTGGAAGAGGACATCACCAAGGAGGACCTGATCGCCGTCGAGGACATGGTCATCACCATGACCAAGGCCGGGTACCTCAAGCGCACGAAGCTGGACGCCTACCGCGCCCAGAGTCGCGGCGGGCGCGGCGCGAGCGGCGGCAAGCTGCGCCAGGAGGACGTGAACACCCGCGTGTTCGTGGGGAGCACGCACGACTACCTGCTGTTCTTCACCGACCAGGGCCGCGTGTTCCACGAGAAGATCTACGACCTGCCGGAAGCGGGCCGCGACGCCAAGGGCACGCACATCCGCAACCTGCTGCCCAGCCTGCGTGAAGAGGAGAACGTCGCGTCGGTGCTGAGCGTCAAGGGCTTCGAGGAGGCCGGGTGCTTCATCTTCGCCACGAAGAACGGCATCGTGAAGAAGACGCTGATCACCGAGTACGGCAACATCACCTCGGCGGGCCTGATCGCGATCAACCTGCAGCCGGGTGACGAGCTGATCGGCGTCGGCATCGTGCAGGACGGCGACCACGTGGTCCTGGCGACCCGCAACGGCAAGGCGATGCGCTTCGAGAGCGGCGAGGTTCGCGAGACGGGCCGCGCGACGCAGGGCGTGATCGGTATCCGCCTGCGCGACGGCGAGGACGACGCGGTGGTCAGCATGGCGCTGGTGCCCGGCAGTGACGTGGACAGCGAACTGCTCGCGGTCAGCGAGTGCGGTCTGGGCAAGCGCACCCCGGTGGGCGACTACCCGGCCAAGGGGCGCGGCGGCATGGGCGTGATCACGCTGGACGTGACCGACAAGACCGGCAAGCTCGTGACCCTGGCCCGCGTGGGCGGCAACGAGGAACTGATGGTGCTGACCGAGAAGGGCACCGTGATCCGCACCCGCGTGGAGGAGGTCCGCGTGACCGGCCGCAACGCGCAGGGCGTGAAGGTGATCAACATTGCCGACAAGGACAGTGTGATCAGCGCCTTCCCGATCCGCCGCGAGGACGAACTCTAA
- a CDS encoding tyrosine-protein phosphatase has translation MTTSEQPPGGLLNFRRSLPGLSRSDTLSRLTPDGRRDLHALNFSRIIDLRGRTERAADPPPFLGHPAYLNLPLLPWRHRAFNEASAAARSNADYMTAMLDHAPNQIVTVLGAILDAPPGPVLIHCHAGKDRTGLIAALCSELAGQTRDQTAADYAASGPALTRFYRDQQARRTPEQWARLAPFVPTRADDIRHTLNRLDDTWGGLRVYLSAHGLLRTETEALRNRLLDVKNPASGGGGGAPTAGADQPPHPAARDI, from the coding sequence ATGACCACTTCCGAACAGCCCCCCGGCGGGCTCCTCAATTTCCGCCGCAGCCTCCCCGGCCTGTCCCGCAGCGACACCCTCAGCCGCCTCACGCCAGACGGTCGGCGCGACCTCCACGCCCTGAACTTCAGCCGCATCATCGACCTGCGCGGCCGCACCGAACGCGCGGCCGATCCACCCCCCTTCCTGGGCCACCCTGCCTACCTGAACCTGCCCCTGCTCCCGTGGCGCCACCGCGCCTTCAACGAGGCCAGCGCCGCCGCCCGCAGCAACGCCGATTACATGACCGCCATGCTCGACCACGCGCCCAACCAGATCGTGACGGTCCTGGGCGCGATCCTCGACGCCCCACCCGGCCCGGTCCTCATTCACTGCCACGCGGGCAAGGACCGCACCGGCCTGATCGCCGCCCTGTGCAGTGAACTCGCCGGGCAGACCCGCGACCAGACGGCCGCCGACTACGCCGCCAGTGGCCCCGCCCTGACCCGCTTCTACCGCGACCAGCAGGCCCGCCGCACGCCCGAACAGTGGGCCCGACTCGCCCCGTTCGTCCCGACCCGGGCCGACGACATCCGGCACACCCTGAACCGCCTCGACGACACCTGGGGTGGACTGAGGGTCTACCTGAGCGCGCACGGGCTGCTCCGGACCGAAACCGAGGCGCTGCGAAACCGGCTCCTCGACGTGAAAAATCCCGCATCAGGCGGGGGGGGCGGCGCCCCCACCGCTGGGGCAGATCAGCCCCCACATCCCGCCGCGCGCGACATATGA
- a CDS encoding roadblock/LC7 domain-containing protein, with product MLDHLTQLIRDVDGAWAAAIAGLDGLLIEGHATLDADLSLLVAEHAGLYRAAHTVYTDTLQGGAPRELYLRGERLSVYLHPIKTEYFLLLAVDARSNLGQARLYGRDAARKLEATL from the coding sequence ATGCTCGATCACCTCACTCAACTGATCCGTGACGTCGACGGAGCCTGGGCCGCCGCCATCGCGGGTCTCGACGGGCTCCTGATCGAGGGGCACGCCACGCTGGACGCCGACCTGAGCCTGCTCGTCGCCGAGCACGCCGGTCTGTACCGCGCCGCGCACACCGTCTACACCGACACCCTGCAGGGCGGCGCGCCCCGCGAACTGTACCTGCGCGGCGAGCGCCTGAGCGTCTACCTGCACCCCATCAAGACCGAGTACTTCCTGCTGCTCGCCGTGGACGCCCGCAGCAACCTCGGGCAGGCGCGCCTGTACGGCCGCGACGCCGCCCGCAAACTGGAGGCCACGCTGTGA
- a CDS encoding roadblock/LC7 domain-containing protein yields MILDPLRTLPGVIAAALVGADGLAVESYGDGGDGLAAELASLRQGMDRTGRRLGTGDVTRLAFTSERVEVVAVTTGPYTLGAAMTRGSDTRTAQQSLARLAVDLVMPRETP; encoded by the coding sequence GTGATCCTCGACCCCCTGCGCACCCTGCCCGGCGTGATCGCCGCCGCCCTGGTCGGCGCCGACGGCCTCGCCGTGGAATCCTACGGCGACGGCGGCGACGGCCTGGCCGCTGAACTCGCGTCGCTGCGCCAGGGCATGGACCGCACCGGTCGCCGCCTCGGCACCGGGGACGTGACCCGACTGGCCTTCACCAGCGAGCGGGTGGAGGTCGTGGCCGTCACCACCGGCCCCTACACCCTGGGCGCCGCCATGACGCGCGGCAGTGACACCCGCACCGCCCAGCAGAGCCTCGCGCGACTCGCCGTGGATCTGGTCATGCCCCGGGAAACGCCATGA
- a CDS encoding roadblock/LC7 domain-containing protein: MIDGLLDVRGVRHSALVGLDGKVVARAGLREADLPAELTLVAAGRAVIGSLQSNLNADGWQELLLDVDGGPVLLTPHGNQVLLTAFDDVSSLGRVRFAVRRLLGTV; this comes from the coding sequence ATGATCGACGGCCTGCTCGACGTGCGCGGCGTGCGGCACAGCGCCCTGGTCGGCCTGGACGGCAAGGTGGTCGCCCGGGCCGGACTGAGGGAGGCGGACCTGCCGGCCGAACTGACCCTGGTGGCCGCCGGCCGCGCCGTGATCGGCAGCCTGCAGAGCAACCTGAACGCGGACGGCTGGCAGGAACTCCTGCTTGACGTGGACGGCGGCCCGGTGCTCCTGACCCCGCACGGCAATCAGGTGCTGCTGACGGCTTTCGACGACGTGTCCAGCCTGGGCCGCGTGCGCTTCGCCGTGCGCCGCCTGCTCGGCACCGTCTGA
- the hemB gene encoding porphobilinogen synthase yields the protein MDRPRRLRRTPALRALTREVHLHPSQFIHPIFVHERDSVTDIATMPGVQRHSIESAVNQAREALSLGVPSVILFGIPDHKDATGTQAYAEEGIIQRATRAIKAAVPGINVIADTCLCEYTDHGHCGPLCEVPGLSGADAWTVDNDASLTLLAQTAVSQARAGADVIAPSAMMDGQVAAIRAALDDAGFTHVPVMSYAVKYASAYYGPFRDAAGSTPSVGNRATYQMDPAGGYREALREARLDAEQGADTLMVKPALAYLDVLNLLKREFDLPVVAYNVSGEYSLIKAAAAAGFMDERRTVLETLTGMRRAGADAIITYHALDAARWLSEQVIL from the coding sequence ATGGATCGTCCCCGCCGCCTGCGCCGCACACCCGCCCTGCGCGCCCTGACCCGCGAGGTGCACCTGCACCCCAGCCAGTTCATCCATCCGATCTTCGTGCACGAGCGCGACAGCGTGACGGACATCGCCACCATGCCCGGCGTGCAGCGCCACTCCATCGAGAGCGCCGTGAATCAGGCGCGTGAAGCCCTGAGCCTCGGCGTTCCCAGCGTGATCCTCTTCGGCATTCCCGACCACAAGGACGCGACCGGCACCCAGGCGTACGCCGAGGAGGGCATCATCCAGCGGGCCACGCGCGCCATCAAGGCCGCCGTGCCCGGCATCAACGTCATCGCGGACACCTGCCTGTGCGAGTACACCGACCACGGCCACTGCGGCCCGCTGTGCGAGGTGCCCGGCCTGAGCGGCGCGGACGCCTGGACGGTGGACAACGACGCCAGCCTGACCCTGCTGGCCCAGACCGCCGTGTCGCAGGCCCGCGCTGGCGCCGACGTGATCGCCCCCAGCGCCATGATGGACGGGCAGGTCGCCGCGATCCGCGCCGCACTGGACGACGCGGGCTTCACGCACGTGCCGGTCATGAGCTACGCCGTGAAGTACGCCAGCGCCTACTACGGCCCCTTCCGCGACGCGGCCGGCAGCACCCCCAGCGTCGGCAACCGCGCCACCTACCAGATGGACCCCGCCGGCGGCTACCGTGAGGCGCTGCGCGAGGCCCGCCTGGACGCCGAACAGGGCGCCGACACCCTGATGGTCAAACCCGCCCTGGCGTACCTGGACGTCCTGAACCTCCTCAAGCGCGAGTTCGACCTGCCGGTCGTGGCCTACAACGTCAGCGGCGAGTACTCGCTGATCAAGGCCGCCGCCGCCGCCGGCTTCATGGACGAGCGCCGCACCGTCCTGGAAACCCTGACCGGGATGCGCCGCGCCGGGGCCGACGCCATCATCACCTACCACGCGCTGGACGCCGCCCGCTGGCTCTCCGAGCAGGTCATCCTGTGA
- a CDS encoding cyclin-dependent kinase inhibitor 3 family protein produces MTSAANPIRVDWIPTGLWPGRLGLTFAPGKKGGSVYQPGVTHDRSVTGDMRTLAQQGTTVLAPLIEDFEFDLLGMDGYHDAASEYSIEVAPYPIPDGHAPHDPRDFAAYVDELMTHLLDGRSVVVHCRGGLGRAGLTAACLLVQGGLNADDAIALVRETRSPHAIETEAQERFIHDFAR; encoded by the coding sequence GTGACCAGCGCCGCCAACCCCATCCGCGTGGACTGGATTCCCACGGGGTTGTGGCCGGGCCGCCTGGGCCTGACCTTCGCGCCTGGCAAGAAGGGCGGCAGCGTGTACCAGCCGGGCGTCACCCACGACCGCAGCGTCACGGGGGACATGCGGACCCTCGCGCAGCAGGGCACGACCGTCCTCGCGCCGCTCATCGAGGACTTCGAGTTCGACCTGCTCGGCATGGACGGTTACCACGACGCCGCCTCCGAGTACAGCATCGAGGTCGCCCCGTACCCCATCCCGGACGGGCACGCGCCGCACGACCCACGTGATTTCGCCGCGTACGTGGACGAACTCATGACCCACCTGCTTGACGGGCGCAGCGTCGTCGTGCACTGCCGCGGCGGGCTGGGCCGCGCGGGCCTGACCGCCGCGTGCCTGCTCGTGCAGGGCGGCCTGAACGCCGACGACGCCATCGCCCTGGTCCGCGAGACCCGCAGCCCGCACGCCATCGAGACGGAGGCGCAGGAACGCTTCATTCACGACTTCGCCCGCTGA
- a CDS encoding antibiotic biosynthesis monooxygenase family protein, which produces MITVANRIYVNPEYHDAFEARFRERAGLVDGMPGFIANHVLRPTRDGDPFVVLTFWESREAFEAWTTSDAFRQGHARSGTLPKDAFSGPNVLELHEVVAR; this is translated from the coding sequence ATGATCACCGTCGCCAACCGCATCTACGTGAACCCCGAGTACCATGACGCCTTCGAGGCACGCTTTCGCGAGCGGGCCGGACTGGTGGACGGCATGCCCGGCTTCATCGCCAACCACGTCCTGCGCCCCACCCGGGACGGCGATCCGTTCGTGGTCCTGACCTTCTGGGAGTCCCGCGAGGCTTTCGAGGCCTGGACGACCAGCGACGCCTTCCGGCAGGGGCACGCCCGCAGCGGCACCCTCCCGAAGGACGCCTTCAGCGGCCCGAACGTGCTGGAACTCCACGAGGTCGTCGCCCGCTGA